The nucleotide sequence CAATTCCCGAAACGCCCACAGGTTGTCGGCCAGCTGTTTAGCGCGCACATGCCCGGCCAACAAGGTGCCCATCACCAGCGCACCCAGCTCGCCAGACAACCCCAAGAACCGGAACAAGGCGCCGCCGACCACCAGTGCCAACACCGAACCGCCCAGCACCACCAGTTCGCCATCCCCAAGCCGATCCAACCAGCCCATCAGAACCGGGCGCAGTAGCGGCAGAGCCAACAGGCCAAAGGCCCAATAACTCGGAGCCTCGCCCGCCAACACACCGAGAAGCACCACCGCAACCACGTCCTGCATGACCAGCAAGCCGACCGTCAACCGGCCATGGAAGGCGCGGGTTTCACGGCGCGCTTCCAATACCTTGGCCGCCATCACGGTCGAACTAAAGGTCAAACCAATCGCCAAAATCCACGCCACTGGGTTGCCCGGCTGGAACCACACCACCACCGGCATCATGACCAGCGAAAACAAGCCGATATGGGCAAGCCCCGTGGTCAAAATCAACGGCCGCAGCAATTCCGGCAGGCGGATTTTCAAACCAATCGTAAACAGCAGTAACTCAACACCCAGCTCGGACATCAGCTCGAATGAGGTGTGCGGCGTCGGCGCACCCAACTGAACACCGATGACCCCGGCCAACAAAAATCCGACCAGCGGCGGCAGTTGCGCCATGCGCACCAAGGTCCCGGCGATTAACGCGCCGGCGATCCATAAGCTGAGTAACGAGCCTTCGGTCATAGCACCAATGTCTTGTTCGGTTTATCGGGGATTTCGCGAGCCAATCGAGGCACTAAAAAGCCCGGCAGCCGGCTTTGCAAGTCGCGGTATACGACCTTGGCCTCGGCTTCGGGCACTTCGAAATGTGCAGCGCCCCGAACGCGGTCCAGCAAAAACAGGTAGTACGGCTGAATTCGACTGTTGAACAGCGCTTCACTGAGCGCCGCCAGCGTCGTCGCGTCGTCGTTAACACCGCGCAGCAACACCGCCTGATTGAACACCGGCAGATCACGGACAAATGGCTGTAAGCGCTCATGCAATGCGCGGCTTATTTCGCGCGGATGATTGGCGTGCAGCATCAGCACCGGTTTTAACCGGGTCCCGGTCAGGGCCTGGTGCAACTGCGGCGTCAGCCGATCCGGCATCACCACCGGCAGGCGGCTGTGAACGCGCACCCGCGTAATGTGATCGATGCCGGCAAGCTCGCCGACCAGGTCAGCAATGGCCTCGTCGCTGGCCATCAATGGATCACCGCCGGACAAGATGACCTCGTTGATACCCGCATCCGCACGCAGGTA is from Litorivicinus lipolyticus and encodes:
- the epmB gene encoding EF-P beta-lysylation protein EpmB, whose amino-acid sequence is MSTWQSQLSDGFRSASELLAFLQLPAAGMSAAAQADFATRVPRHFAALMTPGDLDDPLLRQVLPIGDETLQVPGFSDDPLAEQQNAAPGVLHKYGSRALLILRGGCAVNCRYCFRRAFPYAELSWSARTQRDALGYLRADAGINEVILSGGDPLMASDEAIADLVGELAGIDHITRVRVHSRLPVVMPDRLTPQLHQALTGTRLKPVLMLHANHPREISRALHERLQPFVRDLPVFNQAVLLRGVNDDATTLAALSEALFNSRIQPYYLFLLDRVRGAAHFEVPEAEAKVVYRDLQSRLPGFLVPRLAREIPDKPNKTLVL